The Enterobacteriaceae endosymbiont of Neohaemonia nigricornis genome has a segment encoding these proteins:
- the rplJ gene encoding 50S ribosomal protein L10 → MALNLDKKKIIVTKFKEINKKAISIVIADFSGINVNSITELRKNGRNNNIIIHVIRNKLLKLIIQNSHFKYLIDKIYGPILVGYSFDHPGTAARLFKNFAQTNNNFKIKAAVFNNKLYDKNIDMLAELPTYKEAISILLKFLKNITVEQLIYVLFAINKK, encoded by the coding sequence ATGGCATTAAATCTTGATAAAAAAAAAATAATTGTTACAAAATTTAAAGAAATAAATAAAAAAGCTATATCAATAGTAATTGCAGATTTTTCCGGAATTAATGTTAATAGTATTACAGAACTAAGAAAAAATGGTCGTAATAATAATATTATTATACATGTTATTAGAAATAAACTATTAAAACTTATTATACAAAATAGTCACTTTAAATATTTAATTGATAAAATATATGGACCAATATTAGTTGGTTATTCTTTTGATCATCCAGGAACTGCTGCACGTTTATTTAAAAATTTTGCACAAACAAATAATAATTTTAAAATTAAAGCTGCTGTTTTTAATAATAAATTATATGACAAAAATATTGATATGTTAGCAGAATTACCTACATATAAAGAAGCAATATCTATTTTATTAAAATTTTTAAAAAATATTACAGTAGAACAACTTATTTATGTTTTATTTGCAATAAATAAAAAATAA
- the fusA gene encoding elongation factor G, with the protein MSRTTPITRYRNIGISAHIDAGKTTTTERILFYTGVNHKIGEVHDGAATMDWMEQEQERGITITSAATTAFWSGMFNQYDAHRINIIDTPGHVDFTIEVERSMRVLDGVVMIYCAVGGVQPQSETVWKQANKYKVPRIAFINKMDRIGADFFKVVKQINKKLSTEAIPLQLPIGSEEKFIGIIDLIKMKAMYWEEKDQGIHCYYKHIPKHMINIVNVWRQKLIEIAVESNDILMEKYLNNITITEQDIKYALRKRVLQNEITLITCGSAFKNKGVQSLLDAIVEYLPSPMDIPPIKGITEHNKETLTRFTNDQEPFAALAFKIANDPFVGNLTFFRVYSGTVSSGDIIFNSIKKQKERIGRIVQMHANKREEIKKVYSGDIAAAIGLRDVTTGDTLCSIQNSIILEKMEFPEPVISIAIEPKTKNDQEKMSLALNRLIKEDPSLKTWTDEETNQTIIAGMGELHLEIIVDRMKREFNVAANIGKPQVSYRETIKNRIENIEGKYIKQTGGRGQYGHVVIDISPIKSKKNKTGYLFTNDIKGGVIPSEYITAIDKSFQEQLKSGPLAGYPVVNIAVRLHFGSYHDVDSSELAFKLAAAIAFKTAFKQANPVLLEPIMIVEVDTPEEYMGDVIGDLNRRRGIIEGMHNISNNHIIKACVPLSEMFGYATDLRSYTQGRASYSMEFLKYTEIPYNITKEIINSKNI; encoded by the coding sequence ATGAGTCGTACAACTCCTATAACACGTTATCGTAATATTGGCATTAGTGCACATATTGATGCAGGGAAAACCACTACAACAGAAAGAATTTTATTTTACACTGGTGTAAATCATAAAATTGGAGAAGTACATGATGGTGCTGCTACTATGGATTGGATGGAACAAGAACAAGAAAGGGGCATTACTATAACATCAGCTGCAACAACTGCATTTTGGTCAGGAATGTTTAATCAATATGATGCACATCGTATTAATATTATTGATACTCCAGGACATGTTGATTTTACGATAGAAGTAGAACGTTCTATGAGAGTTTTAGATGGTGTTGTTATGATTTATTGTGCAGTAGGTGGTGTACAACCTCAATCTGAAACAGTATGGAAACAAGCTAATAAATATAAAGTGCCTAGAATAGCATTTATTAATAAAATGGATCGTATTGGAGCGGATTTTTTTAAAGTTGTAAAACAAATAAATAAAAAATTATCTACAGAAGCTATTCCTTTACAATTACCAATTGGTTCTGAAGAAAAATTTATTGGTATTATTGATTTAATCAAAATGAAAGCTATGTATTGGGAAGAAAAAGATCAAGGAATTCATTGTTATTACAAACATATACCTAAACATATGATTAATATCGTTAATGTTTGGCGCCAAAAATTAATAGAAATAGCTGTTGAATCTAATGATATATTAATGGAAAAATATTTAAATAATATTACTATTACTGAACAAGATATTAAATATGCTTTAAGAAAGAGAGTATTACAAAATGAAATCACTTTAATCACTTGTGGTTCAGCTTTTAAAAATAAAGGAGTACAATCTTTATTAGATGCTATTGTTGAATATTTACCATCTCCTATGGATATACCACCAATAAAAGGTATAACAGAACATAATAAAGAAACTTTAACACGTTTTACAAATGATCAAGAGCCATTTGCTGCATTAGCTTTTAAAATTGCTAATGATCCTTTTGTTGGGAATTTAACTTTTTTTCGAGTATATTCAGGTACAGTTAGTAGTGGAGATATTATTTTTAATTCAATCAAAAAACAGAAAGAACGTATTGGTAGAATAGTTCAGATGCACGCGAATAAACGTGAAGAAATTAAAAAAGTATATTCAGGTGATATTGCAGCTGCTATTGGATTAAGAGATGTTACTACAGGAGATACTTTATGTTCTATACAAAATAGTATTATATTGGAAAAAATGGAATTTCCAGAACCTGTTATTTCTATTGCAATAGAACCAAAAACTAAAAATGATCAAGAAAAAATGAGTTTAGCTTTAAATCGACTAATTAAAGAAGATCCTTCATTAAAAACATGGACAGATGAAGAAACTAATCAAACTATTATTGCAGGTATGGGTGAATTACACTTAGAAATTATTGTAGATAGAATGAAAAGAGAATTTAATGTTGCAGCTAATATTGGTAAACCGCAAGTTTCTTATCGTGAAACCATTAAAAATCGTATAGAAAATATAGAAGGTAAATATATTAAACAAACAGGTGGTAGAGGACAATATGGACATGTTGTTATAGATATTTCACCAATAAAATCTAAGAAAAATAAAACAGGTTACTTATTTACTAATGATATAAAAGGTGGTGTAATACCTAGTGAATATATTACAGCTATAGATAAAAGTTTTCAAGAACAATTAAAATCAGGTCCTCTAGCTGGATATCCTGTAGTAAATATTGCTGTAAGATTGCATTTTGGATCTTATCATGATGTAGATTCATCAGAATTAGCTTTTAAATTAGCAGCAGCTATAGCATTTAAAACAGCATTTAAGCAAGCTAATCCTGTGTTATTAGAACCAATTATGATTGTAGAAGTAGATACACCAGAAGAATATATGGGTGATGTTATTGGAGATTTAAATCGAAGAAGAGGCATTATAGAAGGAATGCATAATATATCAAATAATCATATTATAAAAGCTTGTGTTCCATTATCAGAAATGTTTGGTTATGCGACAGATTTGCGTTCTTATACACAAGGTAGAGCTTCATATTCTATGGAATTTTTAAAATATACTGAAATACCTTACAATATTACTAAAGAAATTATTAATTCTAAAAATATATAA
- the nusG gene encoding transcription termination/antitermination protein NusG, with product MSVPLKKKWYVIHARSGFENRVAQSLREYIKLHNMNDLFGDILIPTEAIVEIRNGQKYRSDRKFFPGYILIHMIMQEHSWHLVRNIPKVLGFIGGVSDNPAPISDKEVNIIINQLQQIGDKPRPKILFEPGEMIRVNDGPFSDFNGVVEEVDYEKSRLKVSVSIFGRSTPVDLNFSQVEKG from the coding sequence ATGTCTGTACCTTTAAAAAAGAAATGGTATGTAATTCATGCTCGTTCTGGTTTTGAAAATCGCGTAGCGCAATCATTACGAGAATATATTAAATTACATAATATGAATGATTTATTCGGTGATATATTAATACCTACTGAAGCTATAGTAGAAATACGTAATGGTCAAAAATATAGAAGTGACCGTAAATTTTTCCCAGGTTATATATTAATACATATGATAATGCAAGAACATAGTTGGCATTTAGTACGTAATATACCTAAAGTTTTAGGTTTTATAGGTGGTGTTTCTGATAATCCAGCACCAATTAGTGATAAAGAAGTTAATATTATTATTAATCAATTACAACAAATTGGTGATAAACCACGACCAAAAATATTATTTGAACCTGGAGAAATGATTAGAGTAAATGATGGTCCTTTTTCTGATTTTAATGGTGTAGTAGAAGAAGTAGATTATGAGAAAAGTCGTTTAAAAGTTTCAGTTTCTATATTTGGTAGATCTACACCTGTAGATTTAAATTTTAGTCAAGTTGAAAAAGGTTAA
- the rpoB gene encoding DNA-directed RNA polymerase subunit beta, whose amino-acid sequence MVYSQTEKKRIRKDFGKRPQILKIPYLLSIQLDSFKKFIKSNSQGVCGLESACKTIFPIYSYNSTSKLEYISFRLGKPIFNVKECHVRGMTYAAPLRVTLKLINYDKDIKNNVKSIKEQEVYMGEIPLMTSNGTFIINGIERVVVSQLHRSPGVFFDSDKGKTHSSGKILYNARIIPYRGSWLDFEFDPKDHLFMRIDRRKKLPITILLRALNYDTGEILNIFFQKNIFKINKQQILMILVPDRLRGETASFDIIVNNIIYIKTGQRITLKHINKLKQDKINCISVPKEYLIGKVVAKDYINKYTGEIIITANTYLTIDSINKIIENHFVDIETIFTNDLDNGPYISDTLRIDTTSDRLEALVEIYRMMRPGEPPTKEAAELLFKRLFFIEERYDLSPVGRMKLNCSLLRTNIIGSGLLNKDDITEVIKKLIAIRNGKGNIDDIDHLGNRRIRSVGEMIENQFRIGLIRVERAVKERLSLGETELLNPQDIINAKPISAAIKEFFCSSQLSQFMDQNNPLSEITHKRRISALGPGGLTRERAGFEVRDVHPTHYGRVCPIETPEGPNIGLINSLSVYAQTNEYGFLVTPYLYVKNSIVTKKICYLSSIEEGNYIIAQANINIGNNGNIIDDYITCRYKGESNLFHKNQIQYMDVSTQQIVSVGASLIPFLEHDDANRALMGANMQRQAVPILQTEKPLVGTGMERIVAIDSGVTIIAKHTGIVEYVDASCIIIKKNILLKNEYQTEIDIYNLIKYARSNQNTCINQKPCVNLGDSIIAGDVLADGPATDLGELALGQNMRVAFMPWNGYNFEDSILLSEKIVQQDKFTTIHIQELSCISRDTKLGSEEITSDIPNVSESALSKLDESGIVYIGAEVKSGDILVGKVTPKGETQLSPEEKLLRAIFGEKASDVKDTSLRVPNGIAGIVIDVKIFTREGVKKDKRTIEIEEMELKQKQQDLSKEQKIFEQYILTDMYNFLINNGCTKEIIEEHHYSKWHTLLSSKEKQKRKIIQKLIQKYDKLKYIFKKKLDIQKKKIIRGDDLAPGILKIVKINLAIKRQVQPGDKMAGRHGNKGVISKICPVEDMPYDEFGIPVDIVLNPLGVPSRMNIGQILETHLGMAAKGIGNKINILLQKKNNIEKVRKFMQKAYDIGYGTCKKINLQNFTDQEILALANNLKQGLPVATPVFDGATEKEIKDLLKLSNLPTSGQIKLYDGRTGEAFERLVTVGYMYMLKLNHLVDDKMHARSTGSYSLVTQQPLGGKAQFGGQRFGEMEVWALEAYGASYTLQEMLTIKSDDVNGRTKMYKNIVDGNHQMEPGIPESFNVLLKEIRSLGMNIDLEDKK is encoded by the coding sequence ATGGTTTATTCTCAAACTGAAAAAAAACGTATTCGTAAAGATTTTGGGAAAAGACCTCAAATTTTAAAAATCCCATATTTACTTTCTATTCAATTAGATTCATTTAAAAAATTTATAAAATCTAATTCACAAGGAGTATGTGGTTTAGAATCCGCCTGTAAAACTATTTTTCCTATATATAGTTATAACAGTACTTCTAAATTAGAATATATAAGTTTTCGTTTAGGAAAACCAATATTTAATGTTAAAGAATGTCATGTTCGAGGTATGACATATGCAGCTCCTTTACGTGTAACATTAAAATTAATTAATTATGATAAAGATATTAAAAATAATGTAAAAAGTATAAAAGAACAAGAAGTATATATGGGTGAAATACCATTAATGACATCTAATGGTACATTTATAATTAATGGCATTGAAAGAGTTGTTGTATCACAGTTACATAGAAGTCCTGGAGTATTTTTTGATAGTGATAAAGGTAAAACACATTCTTCAGGTAAAATATTATATAATGCACGTATTATTCCATATAGAGGTTCATGGTTAGATTTTGAATTTGATCCTAAAGATCATTTGTTTATGCGTATAGATAGAAGAAAAAAATTACCTATTACTATTTTATTACGTGCATTAAACTATGATACCGGAGAAATATTAAATATTTTTTTTCAAAAAAATATTTTTAAAATAAATAAACAACAAATATTAATGATATTAGTACCTGACAGATTAAGAGGTGAAACAGCTAGTTTTGATATAATAGTTAATAACATTATTTATATAAAAACAGGTCAACGAATTACACTCAAACATATTAATAAATTAAAACAAGATAAAATTAATTGTATTAGTGTACCAAAAGAATATTTAATAGGTAAAGTTGTTGCAAAAGATTATATAAATAAGTATACAGGAGAAATTATTATTACTGCTAATACTTATTTAACAATAGATTCTATCAATAAGATTATTGAAAATCATTTTGTTGATATTGAAACAATCTTTACTAATGATTTAGATAATGGTCCATATATTTCTGATACTCTTAGAATAGATACAACATCTGATCGTTTAGAAGCTTTGGTAGAAATATATAGAATGATGAGACCTGGAGAACCACCAACTAAAGAAGCAGCAGAATTATTGTTTAAAAGATTATTTTTTATAGAAGAACGTTATGATTTATCACCTGTTGGTAGAATGAAATTAAATTGTTCGTTATTACGTACAAATATTATAGGTTCTGGATTATTAAATAAAGATGATATTACAGAAGTTATAAAAAAGTTAATTGCTATTAGAAATGGTAAAGGCAATATTGATGATATAGATCATTTAGGTAATAGACGTATTCGTTCTGTAGGTGAAATGATAGAAAACCAGTTTCGTATAGGATTAATACGTGTTGAACGTGCAGTAAAAGAACGATTGTCATTAGGAGAAACTGAATTATTAAATCCACAAGATATTATAAATGCGAAACCTATTTCTGCAGCTATTAAAGAGTTTTTTTGTTCTAGTCAATTATCACAATTTATGGATCAGAATAATCCATTATCTGAAATTACTCATAAACGTCGTATTTCTGCATTAGGTCCTGGAGGATTAACTCGAGAAAGAGCTGGTTTTGAAGTTAGAGATGTACATCCTACTCATTATGGTAGAGTTTGCCCGATAGAAACACCTGAAGGTCCTAATATTGGTTTAATTAATTCTTTATCTGTTTATGCTCAAACTAATGAATATGGTTTTTTAGTTACACCATATTTATATGTTAAAAATAGCATTGTTACCAAAAAAATATGTTATTTATCTTCAATTGAAGAAGGTAATTATATTATTGCTCAAGCAAATATTAATATTGGAAATAATGGTAATATAATCGATGATTATATTACATGTAGATATAAAGGTGAATCTAATTTATTTCACAAAAATCAAATTCAATATATGGATGTATCAACACAACAAATTGTTTCTGTAGGTGCTTCTTTAATACCATTTTTAGAACATGATGATGCTAATAGAGCTTTAATGGGTGCAAATATGCAAAGACAAGCTGTACCAATATTGCAAACAGAAAAACCTTTAGTTGGCACAGGCATGGAAAGAATAGTTGCTATAGATTCAGGAGTTACAATTATTGCAAAACATACAGGTATTGTAGAATATGTAGATGCATCTTGTATAATTATCAAGAAAAATATTTTACTAAAAAATGAATATCAAACAGAAATAGATATATATAATTTAATTAAATATGCACGTTCAAATCAAAATACATGTATTAATCAAAAACCATGTGTTAATTTAGGTGATAGTATCATTGCTGGTGATGTTTTAGCTGATGGTCCAGCTACTGATTTAGGCGAATTAGCTTTAGGACAAAATATGAGAGTAGCTTTTATGCCATGGAATGGTTATAATTTTGAAGATTCTATATTATTATCAGAAAAAATAGTACAACAAGATAAATTTACTACTATACATATACAAGAATTATCATGTATATCTCGTGATACAAAATTAGGATCAGAAGAAATTACGTCAGATATTCCAAATGTTAGTGAATCGGCTTTATCAAAATTAGATGAATCAGGTATTGTTTATATTGGTGCTGAAGTAAAAAGTGGAGATATATTAGTTGGTAAAGTTACTCCTAAGGGAGAAACACAATTATCACCAGAAGAAAAATTATTACGTGCTATTTTTGGTGAAAAAGCTTCAGATGTAAAAGATACTTCTTTACGTGTTCCTAATGGAATTGCTGGTATAGTAATTGATGTTAAAATTTTTACTCGTGAAGGAGTCAAAAAAGATAAAAGAACTATAGAAATTGAAGAAATGGAATTAAAACAAAAACAACAAGATTTATCTAAAGAACAAAAAATATTTGAACAATATATTTTAACAGATATGTATAATTTTTTAATAAATAATGGTTGTACTAAAGAAATAATTGAAGAACATCATTATAGCAAATGGCATACTTTGTTATCTTCTAAAGAAAAACAAAAACGGAAAATTATACAAAAATTAATTCAAAAATATGACAAACTAAAATATATTTTTAAAAAAAAATTAGATATACAAAAGAAAAAAATTATACGTGGTGATGATTTAGCACCAGGTATTTTAAAAATAGTTAAAATAAATTTAGCTATTAAAAGACAAGTACAACCTGGTGATAAAATGGCAGGACGTCATGGTAATAAGGGAGTAATTTCTAAAATTTGTCCTGTAGAAGATATGCCATATGATGAATTTGGTATACCAGTAGATATTGTTTTAAATCCTTTAGGTGTACCATCACGAATGAACATAGGACAAATATTGGAAACACATCTTGGAATGGCAGCAAAAGGTATTGGTAATAAAATTAATATATTATTACAGAAAAAAAATAATATAGAAAAAGTACGAAAATTTATGCAAAAAGCATATGACATTGGGTATGGTACATGTAAAAAAATTAATCTACAAAATTTTACTGATCAAGAAATCTTAGCACTTGCTAATAATTTAAAACAAGGTTTACCAGTTGCTACTCCTGTATTTGATGGAGCAACTGAAAAAGAAATTAAGGATTTATTAAAATTATCAAATTTACCTACTTCAGGACAAATTAAATTATATGATGGCCGTACAGGTGAAGCCTTTGAAAGGCTAGTAACTGTAGGTTATATGTATATGTTAAAATTAAATCATTTAGTAGATGATAAAATGCATGCAAGGTCAACTGGTTCTTATAGTTTAGTTACACAACAGCCATTAGGTGGTAAAGCACAATTTGGTGGACAAAGATTTGGTGAAATGGAAGTTTGGGCATTAGAAGCATATGGTGCATCATATACTTTACAGGAAATGTTAACTATTAAATCAGATGACGTAAATGGTAGAACAAAAATGTATAAAAATATTGTTGATGGCAATCATCAAATGGAACCTGGTATACCAGAGTCATTTAATGTTTTACTGAAAGAAATACGTTCATTAGGAATGAATATTGATCTAGAAGATAAAAAATGA
- the rplK gene encoding 50S ribosomal protein L11, producing MAKKIKTYVKLQVPAGTANPSPPIGPALGQHGVNIMEFCKLFNAKTNNLEKGMPIPVIITIFIDKTFTFIIKTPPAAVLIKQIIGIKKGSDKTKINTIGQINSTQIRAIAKTKFIDMTGINIEAMMRSIEGTAKSMGLTIVKE from the coding sequence ATGGCAAAAAAAATTAAAACTTATGTAAAATTACAAGTTCCAGCAGGAACTGCAAATCCTAGTCCACCTATTGGCCCAGCATTAGGACAACATGGAGTAAATATTATGGAATTTTGTAAACTATTTAATGCAAAAACTAATAATTTAGAAAAAGGTATGCCTATACCAGTAATTATTACAATTTTTATTGACAAAACTTTTACATTTATTATAAAAACACCACCTGCTGCTGTATTGATCAAACAAATTATTGGCATTAAAAAAGGTTCTGACAAAACAAAAATAAATACTATTGGTCAAATTAACAGTACACAAATTCGTGCAATAGCTAAAACTAAATTTATTGATATGACAGGGATTAATATTGAAGCTATGATGCGTTCTATAGAAGGTACAGCTAAATCTATGGGTTTAACTATAGTAAAGGAATAA
- the rpsG gene encoding 30S ribosomal protein S7: MPRRRIISRRNILPDAKFESDLLAKFINIVMLNGKKSIAENIVYSALKIVKKKLSIKEIDIFCTILDNIKPVVEVKSRRVGGSTYQVPVEVRPTRRNTLAMRWLVNAARKRNEKSMILKLANEIFDAFDKKGNAVKKKEEVHRMAEANKAFAHYRW, from the coding sequence ATGCCTCGTAGACGTATTATTTCTAGAAGAAATATTTTACCAGATGCAAAATTTGAATCAGATTTATTAGCTAAATTTATTAACATAGTTATGTTAAATGGTAAAAAATCTATAGCAGAAAATATAGTTTATTCTGCTTTAAAAATAGTTAAAAAAAAATTATCTATAAAAGAAATAGATATTTTTTGTACTATTTTAGATAATATTAAACCTGTTGTAGAAGTAAAATCTAGAAGAGTAGGTGGTTCTACATATCAAGTCCCTGTAGAAGTACGACCTACTCGAAGAAATACATTAGCGATGAGATGGTTAGTGAATGCAGCTAGAAAACGTAATGAAAAATCAATGATTTTAAAATTAGCTAATGAAATATTTGATGCTTTTGATAAAAAGGGTAATGCTGTTAAAAAGAAAGAAGAAGTACATCGTATGGCAGAAGCAAATAAAGCATTTGCACATTATCGTTGGTAA
- the rplA gene encoding 50S ribosomal protein L1: MVKYTKRMSRLYKQNNQNRQYLITEAITLLKNNSTVNFIESIEIIIMLGIDPKKTEQNIRSHVVLPHGNGKIITLAVFAAGEDAIQAKKAGAEFIGMDDLANKIINNEIKKINIVIATPESMTIVSKLGPILGPKGLMPNPKLGTITNNVYNTVKQIKNGYINFRNDKNGIIHVNIGKLNFNNNDIKENILFLIKQINKNKPSNIKGNFIKKIYLSTTMGIAVDITIDCINNF; this comes from the coding sequence ATGGTTAAATATACAAAACGAATGTCTCGTTTATATAAACAAAACAATCAAAATAGACAATATTTAATAACAGAAGCTATAACATTATTGAAAAATAATAGTACAGTTAATTTTATTGAAAGTATTGAAATTATTATTATGCTAGGCATTGATCCTAAAAAAACAGAACAAAATATTCGTAGTCATGTTGTATTACCACATGGTAATGGTAAAATAATAACATTAGCAGTATTTGCTGCTGGAGAAGATGCTATACAAGCAAAAAAAGCAGGAGCAGAATTTATTGGTATGGATGATTTAGCAAATAAAATTATTAATAATGAAATTAAAAAAATTAATATAGTTATTGCTACTCCAGAATCTATGACTATTGTTAGCAAATTAGGACCTATTTTAGGGCCTAAAGGATTAATGCCTAATCCTAAATTAGGAACTATTACAAATAATGTGTATAATACGGTTAAACAGATTAAAAATGGATATATAAATTTTCGTAATGATAAAAATGGAATTATTCATGTAAACATAGGTAAATTAAATTTTAATAATAATGATATTAAAGAAAATATATTATTTTTAATAAAACAAATTAATAAAAATAAACCTAGTAATATTAAAGGAAATTTTATAAAAAAAATATATTTATCTACTACTATGGGTATAGCAGTAGATATAACAATAGATTGTATAAATAATTTTTAA
- the tuf gene encoding elongation factor Tu, translating into MSKEKFERSKPHINVGTIGHVDHGKTTLTAAITTVLSKKYGGAAKAFDQIDNAPEEKARGITINTSHVEYDTAVRHYAHVDCPGHADYVKNMITGAAQMDGAILVVAATDGPMPQTREHILLARQVGVPYIIVFLNKCDMVDDEELLELVEMEVRDLLSQYDFPGENTPIVHGSALKALEGDTIWSEKILELTNYLDTYIPEPVRAIDQPFLLPIEDVFSISGRGTVVTGRVERGIIKVGDEVEIIGIKDTIKSTCTGVEMFRKLLDEGRAGENVGILLRGIKREDIERGQVLAKPGSICPHTKFEAEVYILSKDEGGRHTAFFKGYRPQFYFRTTDVTGTIELAKDIEMVMPGDNINMNVILIHPIAMTKGLRFAIREGGRTVGAGVVTRIIE; encoded by the coding sequence ATGTCTAAAGAAAAATTTGAACGTTCTAAACCACATATTAATGTTGGTACAATAGGTCATGTTGATCATGGTAAAACAACATTAACAGCTGCTATAACTACAGTTTTATCTAAAAAATATGGTGGAGCAGCAAAAGCATTTGATCAAATTGATAATGCACCAGAAGAAAAAGCAAGAGGAATTACTATTAATACATCTCATGTTGAATATGATACTGCAGTTAGACATTATGCTCATGTAGATTGTCCTGGACATGCTGATTATGTAAAAAATATGATTACTGGAGCTGCCCAAATGGATGGCGCTATTTTAGTTGTAGCAGCTACTGATGGTCCTATGCCACAAACTAGAGAACATATTTTATTAGCACGACAAGTTGGTGTACCATATATTATTGTTTTTCTTAATAAGTGTGATATGGTAGATGATGAAGAATTATTAGAATTAGTTGAAATGGAAGTACGTGATTTATTATCGCAATATGATTTTCCTGGAGAAAATACTCCTATTGTACATGGATCTGCGTTAAAAGCATTAGAAGGAGATACAATATGGAGTGAAAAAATTCTTGAATTAACGAACTATTTAGATACTTATATTCCTGAACCTGTTAGGGCAATTGATCAACCATTTCTATTGCCTATAGAAGATGTATTTTCTATTTCTGGTAGAGGTACGGTTGTTACTGGAAGAGTTGAACGAGGTATAATTAAAGTAGGTGACGAAGTTGAAATAATAGGTATTAAAGATACTATTAAATCTACATGTACAGGAGTAGAAATGTTCCGTAAATTATTAGATGAAGGTAGAGCGGGAGAGAATGTAGGAATCTTATTAAGAGGTATAAAAAGAGAAGATATTGAAAGAGGACAAGTATTAGCAAAACCGGGTTCAATTTGTCCACATACAAAATTCGAAGCAGAAGTATATATATTATCTAAAGATGAAGGTGGTAGACATACAGCTTTTTTTAAAGGATATCGTCCACAATTCTATTTTAGAACTACAGATGTTACAGGTACTATAGAATTAGCTAAAGATATAGAAATGGTTATGCCAGGTGATAATATTAATATGAATGTTATATTAATCCATCCTATTGCTATGACTAAAGGATTGCGTTTTGCAATTCGTGAAGGAGGTCGTACTGTTGGTGCTGGTGTAGTCACTAGAATTATAGAATAA
- the secE gene encoding preprotein translocase subunit SecE has product MKIFRVKKNLIQHIIELIKWIISIILLILVIIYNYIYQDIQLIYRNILVSFLFLLMLLSFSTTKKGKKIFVFIQNTRMEIRKVFWPTYLETIQITIIIFIIATIMFSMLWLLDHFLIYLLSFCMK; this is encoded by the coding sequence ATGAAAATTTTTAGAGTTAAAAAAAATTTGATACAGCATATTATTGAACTTATAAAATGGATTATTAGTATAATTTTATTAATTTTAGTAATTATATATAATTATATATATCAAGATATACAGTTAATATATCGTAATATTTTAGTTAGTTTTTTATTTTTATTAATGTTATTGAGTTTTTCAACAACAAAAAAAGGTAAAAAAATATTTGTATTTATACAAAATACACGAATGGAAATACGTAAAGTATTTTGGCCTACATATTTAGAAACAATACAAATAACTATAATTATATTTATAATTGCTACTATAATGTTTTCTATGCTGTGGTTGTTAGATCATTTTTTAATTTATTTATTATCTTTTTGTATGAAATAA
- the rplL gene encoding 50S ribosomal protein L7/L12 gives MSITKEQIIEAVESMSVMDVMELIKLMEKKFGVSVANTLNNNTNNNPKEVIEEQTEFNVYLKHMGKNKIAVIKAVRSIMNLGLKESKDLVESAPVIIKESISKKEAIELEKQLKSTGAEIEIK, from the coding sequence ATGTCAATAACTAAAGAACAAATAATAGAAGCTGTAGAATCTATGTCTGTCATGGATGTAATGGAATTAATAAAATTAATGGAAAAAAAATTTGGAGTTTCTGTTGCTAATACTTTAAATAATAATACAAATAATAATCCAAAAGAAGTTATAGAAGAACAAACGGAATTTAATGTATATCTTAAACATATGGGAAAAAATAAAATTGCTGTAATTAAAGCAGTAAGAAGTATTATGAATTTAGGATTAAAAGAATCTAAAGATTTAGTTGAATCAGCTCCTGTCATAATCAAAGAATCAATTAGTAAAAAAGAAGCTATAGAATTAGAAAAACAATTAAAAAGTACTGGTGCAGAAATTGAAATTAAATAA